The genomic DNA TCTGGCAGGCATCGGTCATCGGCTTGGCCATCGTCAGCAATGACCGCACCCATATCCGCCAGGTTCTCGACGCGGCGGTGAGGCAAATCGAGGGCTCGGGCGAGGTGGATGTCGTTGCTGTCGATACAGAGATTATGTAACGACCGGCGCTCACGACCCGACAAGAGATCCTCATGAGTCATGAGGCGCATTGAGAGAGTAAGGAATTGAAAAAATTTGCTGGCAAAGGATTGAGCGCGATGCCCTGCTTGCGGTAAAATGCAAAATAAAGGGGTTTTTTCGATGCTTTTGGATCTTCTCGAGAAAAGCAGTGAAGCCATTGCCCAGTTGTTGGCGCAGCATCAGCAAGGGGATGTGGTCAATCATGAAGCCACCGATGGCGGCACGACCAAGTTTGTCTTGTCCCTCCCTAAAACAGCCCAGTTGTACCTGGCTGAGTCGTTGACACAGACACTGGCCAAGGGGGTCGCGTCAGAATCGGGAACGGTGACCAGCCTGCTTAGCGCCACCTTTCCCACGATGCCCAGTGTTGTCTTGAACCTGGCTGCGCAGGTGATCGTCGCTTTAGGCCAGAAGATTGCTGATGAATCGAAGGGCCAAGGCATCATCATCACCCTCTACCTGTCGCCGTTGCAATCTCCGTCAATTGCGCCCCAATAACCGGTAGCGCCCAGACGCCTCGTGTTAGGCGGAAAAGCAAAGTATGTAGGACAAGGGAAATATACATAGGAGTGAAGACCCCCGCTGTTCTCCTGTTTTCGGAGGCAGTGGGGCTCTTTTTTGGGGTTGTGCAGGATCTTTTTTTCTTCCGTTACGTTTTTTTTCATGATACAGTGAGAATAACGATCCTGAAGGACTGCCTTTTCGGATGATCGCGCAGAGTCGGATTGGAAGCATGCCATTTGCCATCGCAACATATTTTGAGAGAACAAAAGGGGAAGAGATCACCATGGACAAGCCGGAAAAAGCAGCAACGATTTTTCAAGAAGGATACAACTGCGCCCAGGCCGTGATCGGCGCCTTTGCCCTCGATTGTGGCATCGATGAGGTGACGGCGAAAAAAATGGCGGCCGCCTTTGGCGGAGGCATCGCCCGGACCGGCGAGACCTGTGGCGCTGTCACCGGGGCGATGATGGCCATCGGGCTTCGCTACGGTCAAACCTGCGGCAGTGACAGTGAGAGGAAAGAAAAAACCTATGAGCAGGTCCATGAGTTCCTGCAGCGCTTCCAGGCGCGCAACGGCCTTCTTCGCTGCAAGGAACTGCTTGGCTGCGACGTGAGCACGCCGGAGGGGCGCCAACAGGCGAAGGACGGCGATTATCACAACACGCGCTGCCCGAAGTTTGTGCGCGATTCTGCGGAGATCTTGGAATCGCTTCTTGAGGAAGGGCGCTTGCGGGACAGTCAGAATTAAAAAGAGAAGTAAGAATGAGAAGAAAAAAGAGTCGGCGATTTACGTTTCCTCGCGCTTTTTTTGCCTTTTAAATGCTTCCGTAATATCGGAAGCGTTTTTTTTATGGGTTATCGTCGAGAACAACGGCGAAGAAAACGGTAACCTGACAGAGCAAAAGAGAAGGAACGGCAGAACATGCTTTTTCCTTTAACCGTAGGATAAGAATGGGCAGTTTTTTCTCCGTCGACCACCCACCTTCGCAAGCGTCATGGGCGGACGGAATCCAGCCGGCAGAAGATGCGCAGGGAGGTTGACCTCCGTGAAGATTCGTAAAGGCAATCGCAAGGATATCCCCGTCCTAGCGAAATTGATCGCTTCCTTGGAACCCTGGGCAGCCTACGGGGTCAATTATGAGCGAGCCAAATATATCCTAACCAATATGCGTGATCAGATCTATGTCGCTGAGCAAGAGGGGAAAATGGTCGGTTTTATCACACTGCGGGGGTACGGGATGGGGGAGTTTGGCGCTTACATTCGGATGTTGGCCGTTAAAGAAGCCTATAAGCGTCAGGGAATCGGCAAGGCGCTGATGAACTACGCCTGTAAAGTCCTCAAACCCTATGGCCGCAACGTTTTTTGCGTCTGCAACGTGAAGAATCAAGCCGCCTGCGCCTTTGTGGAGTCCTACGGGTTTTTGCGGGTGGGGATCATGGAAGACCTTTATCAAAAAGGGTATGATGAAGCGCTCTACCGGAAAACGATTCCGTAAGCAAATAAGAGGAAAAGAGTTGGGGAAAGAAGCTCGCCGATGGGCTCCAGGGTTCTGCGCAAGAACAAGGGAGCCTTTTGTTTTGCATGAATTAGGATTGGCAGGGATATGCAGAGAAGGAAGAGAAAAAGAGAAGGAGATTTTGATCGAAAAAGCCGGAAAGGTGGCATCTGAGATGGCAGTTTACGAAGTGATTGATAAGCTCACCGGTAAACAGATAGAGGAGGCCTATCACCTGTGCAAGCAAGAGTGGTGGGGGAAGGAGCGCAAGCTCGACGAGTTTCAAAAAGCCGTTCACCACTCCAGTGTCGTTCTGGCCTTTCGCGAAGTGGAAACAGAGAAAATCATCGCCTTTGCCCGGGTGATCACTGACTTTACCTATAAGGCGATGCTGATCGACATCGTCGTCGCCGAGCATTACCGAAAAAACGGATTGGGTCGTGAGATGATGGAGCGGATCGTCCACCATCCCGAACTGGAATCGGTGTCTATCTTTGAACTCTTCTGTGCGCCGGAACTGACGCCCTTTTATGAGAAGTGGGGATTTGTTGAGCGGTTGGGGAAGGTTACCTGTATGCGGAGGAGATTGGAGCAAAAAATATAAATATCGTCTTTGATTTACCCTTTTGTTCTATCTTAGGGATGGACTGGAAAGTAGAATTATGCTAGCTTAAGTGTGAGAGCCATAAAGAGGACCGCTATTTTTTGGGTTTTGCTGCGCGAGCGACGATGGTCGGCAGAAAACCCGGGGGTCGCTCGATCCGATAAAATCAAGGGTTTGCGGGTGATCGAGTGGTTACGTGCGGGTTCGTTTGGGAGCAATAGTGGCCTCGCTCGCAAACGGCGGCGCGAGGCCTTGTGGGACAAGGGGGAGAGAGGGGCGCAGTCTCAGAAGAGGTTAATTCCCGTAGGGAATTGAAATAGAATTCAGTCAGTACGCCATTCCACTCTTCGCCTTTATACGTCTCAGAAGAGGTTAATTCCCGTAGGGAATTGAAATGCGGATGCGCGGCACGTTCTCGATCATAATCACGCTGTCTCAGAAGAGGTTAATTCCCGTAGGGAATTGAAATACTAGACGATACCCGCGTCGAAACCCACCAAATCGACCCTTCGCGAATTTAATTTGCTCCGAGCGGGAAGGGACACGTAGTGGGCGTAATATAAAAATCAAGCCACCTGAAAAAAACAGTATTTCAAAAGAAAGATGCATAAATTTATTTTTTGGAAAAGGGGGCTGTATTATGGGAGCCACGGGCAAATTATTGGGAACGATGATAAGTATGGTTTTATTATTAACGTCAACAAATCCGGTTTCCGCTGAGACAATCAACGACATTAAAATAGTTTTATATGGAGAAGAATTAAAAACAAACGATTTTTCTATAAATAAAGATACGAATACTATTTATATCAAAAAGAAAAAAACAGTATTAGGAGAGACTGCTGATAAAAAAATATTATTGTACTCAGAAACACAGGGGAACGGAAATTTTTACGGAATAACATTAGAAGATAGTACCAATAAGAACAGAAAATATTTTGAGTGGAGTAATATTTGCAATGCTACTTGGTTTCCCAGTATTACAAAAACAGATTTAAACAACGATAATAAAGAAGAATTGGTAATTATATTAACAAAAGCTCATGGAACAGAATGTCACGAGGAAGAAATTCATATTATAAATCCTGAAAATTTTGAGGAATTCCAAATCGAACCATTTGATAATATAGAAAAAGATATAGTGTTTAATAAAAGTGAAGATAATAATCAAATTAAATATAGTATTTGTTTCAAAGGTAAAGAAATTTTGGTGCAAAAAAACAAAACCGAATTTAAGGGTGTTGAATTTTTTGACAATATCAAACTTAATAGTATTGTTAAGTTTGATGTAAAAAACAATACTTTAACAGCCACTTTACCTTTGCAAATTTCCCCTCAAATCTTTATTGGGGAAATTAAATTAACATATAAATTTGAGAAAAACAAATTCATTCCGCATGTTTATTCGTTTAATAAATACTAGTATTAACGAGAATTTGAGTATTCAAATAAAAAAAGACGGGTAACCGTCCTTTTTTTTGTTAATTTATCTCTTGATATACGTCTATAACCTTTACCTCCTTGCTTCTTTTATTCCTGACAAATATAACACCACTTAACTCCAGAGTGTAATCATCCTTTTTCATAATGCTAATCTGCCTTCCTGATAATTCATAATTTGATTGTCCATTTATAACAACATCCGTGGAACCGTTTATTACTTCGATAATTCTATCAAAGAAACAACGCGCAGTACAATGAATTGTAATAATATCTTCATACTCTCTTTCTGGTTCGATTGGTATATCTGCGAAAAATGATCGATAATTATAATCACCTAATGCATAAGCAGAGTCGCCGCCAATTAATAATAACGCAACAGTTAAAATAACTTTTAATGCGGCGTTTTTCGCCATATTACCAACCATCCAACCCTCATCTCCCTTTATAATCTCGTCTCTTATTTTACCATATTAAATTTATATTTCCAAACAAAAATATGCACTGGAGCCGCATAAGTCCAGTGAAAAGGAAGGTGAAGACTTGAAAGTGAGTTCGCAGAATAGATTCGCGCCCCGTTTTTATAAGAGGTCGGTCGGGAACATCCCAAATATTGAGTTTGCTTCGGTGAAGATCCATTGCTATTTTATTACCTTTTGGCAGGCGCTTAGAAGCGGCTTAATCTGGGCAGACTGTAATTGCATACAAAACCTTTCTTCCTTCGGTTGTTTTTTGATCAAACCAAGTGTTGGAAGAATCGCGGGTTTCTATGCAGCCCGGTGGCTCAGGCTACCGGTTTTTTTCTCCCCCAACATACCCGAAAAAACGAAACGCCCCTTAGGTCATCAATCATCCGACCGAAGGGGCGTTTCCATCTTAATGCGAGAAAGCTTACGCCTGTTCCCGCGTGTAATTCAGCAATCCACCCGCCTTGATGATCGCCACTTGGCGCGGTGTCAAATCAGGACGGACGAGGAAGGTTTCACCAGTGGTTGCGTTGCGGACCTCCAAGGTTTCGCTCACGCCCAGTTTAGCCGACAAATCGGCGATCTCCAGACAATCGCCCTGGCTGACTTTGGCGATGTCGGCCTCATCGGCGAAGGTGAGGGGCAGGATGCCGAAGTTGATCAGGTTGGCCCGGTGGATGCGGGCGAAGGACTGGGTGATGACGGCCTTGATGCCCAGGTACATAGGCGCCAGAGCAGCGTGTTCCCGCGACGAGCCTTGGCCGTAGTTCTGGCCGCCGACGATGAAGCCTTGGCCGGCTGCTTTGGCCCGCTCGGCAAAGGTGGCGTCGACGCCGGCGAAGACGTGCTGGCTGATGGCTGGGATGTTGGAGCGCAGCGGCAGGATCTTGGCGCCGGCCGGCATGATGTGATCGGTGGTGATGTTGTCGCCCACCTTGAGGATCACGCCGGCTTGCAGGCATTCCGGTAGGGGCTGGTTGATCGGCAGGGGCTTGATGTTCGGTCCGCGCAGGACTTCCACTGCGGCGGGGTCGGCGGCCGGTTCGAGAACCATGCGGTCATCGATGAGGAACTGCTCCGGCATGACCACGTCGATGGCGTCACCCAGTTCGCGGGGATCGGTGAGGACGCCGGTCAGGGCGGCGGCGGCGGCCACCTCTGGGCTGGACAGGTAGATGGAGGCGTCCTTGGTGCCGCTGCGGCCTTCAAAGTTCCGGTTGAAGGTCCGCACGGAAACGGCGCCCGAGTTGGGCGACTGGCCCATGCCGATGCAGGGGCCGCAGGCCGATTCGAGGATGCGGGCGCCGGCGGCGATCAGATCGCCCAGGGCGCCGTTGCGGGCGAGCATCTCGAAGACCTGGCGACTGCCGGGAGCGATGCCGAGGCTGACCGTCGGATGAACCGTCTTGCCTTTCAAAATGCCGGCGACACGCATGAGGTCTGTGTAGGAGGAGTTGGTGCAGGAGCCGATCAGAACCTGGTCGACCTTGATGGGGCCCACTTCGCGGACCGTCTTGACGATATCGGGCATATGGGGGCAGGCGACGGCCGGTTCGAGAGCCGACAGGTCGATGGTCAGCGTTTCTTCATAGACAGCATCGGCGTCAGGGCCGAGTTTGACCCAGGCGTCTTCACGGCCTTGCGCTTTCAAGAAGGCTTTCGTCACTTCATCAGAAGGGAAGACGGAGGTGGTGGCGCCCAGTTCAGCGCCCATGTTGGTGATGGTGGCCCGCTCGGGAACAGAGAGGCTGGCGACACCGGGGCCGCAGTATTCCACGATCTTGCCGACGCCGCCCTTGACGGAGAGCAGGCGCAGGACTTCCAGGATGACGTCCTTGGCCGAGACCCAGGGGGAGAGCTTGCCCACCAGGTTGATGCCGACCACTTTCGGGCAGGTCAGGTAGAAGGGGCCGCCGCCCATGGCGACCGCCACATCGAGGCCGCCGGCGCCGATGGCGATCATGCCGATGCCGCCGCCCGTCGGGGTGTGCGAGTCAGAGCCGAGCAGGGTCTTGCCGGGGACGCCGAAGCGCTCCAGGTGGACCTGGTGGCAGATGCCGTTGCCGGGGCGGGAGAAGCGGATGCCGTGCTTGGCCGCCACCGTCTGCAGGAAGCGGTGGTCGTCGGCGTTTTCGAAGCCGCTTTGCAAGGTGTTATGGTCGACGTACGAGACGGAGAGTTCGGTCTTGACGCGAGGAACACCCATGGCTTCAAACTGCAGGTACGCCATGGTGCCCGTGGCGTCCTGAGTCAGGGTCTGGTCGATGCGAATGGCGATCTCTTTGCCGGGGATCAGTTCCCCTTCGATCAAATGGGCGGTGAGGATTTTCTGCACAAGGTTTTTGCCCACGGATTTCCCTCCTCTAAAGTGCTCAGTCACTGCTTCTCTGGGTTGGTGAGCGACGCGAGAAAAATATCTGATGACGACGCTGTTGTCGCAGTGTCCGTTACAGTAGGAAAGTATAGCATTGGAAAGCCTTTGTGGACAAGGCGCTTCGGTCGTGTATCCACTATACATGAAGACCGTTGGCCCCTTGTGTTTTTGGAGAAAAAGAAGGATTTTTTAAAATATTGTCAAATAAAACATGGTAATTCCAAGAGGAGGTATGTAGGAGGTATGTCGATGCGCAATAAGAAAATCACTCGTGTTATTTCGTGGCTTTCCATGGTGCTTTTCCTCTTTTCCATCGCTCCCCAGTGGGCGTTCGCGTCCACGAAGAGCGCTGACAGCAAGAAAAAACTGACGGTTTCGTCCAGTGATCCGGCGGACAGCGCCGTCGTCACCGATCTTTCCAAACCCATCGTGATTCGCTTTAACAAAGAGATCCGGGCGGGCAAAAACTACGACAAGATAACCATCAAGCGCAAAGATAAAGCGGTCACGA from Heliomicrobium gestii includes the following:
- a CDS encoding GNAT family N-acetyltransferase, whose amino-acid sequence is MKIRKGNRKDIPVLAKLIASLEPWAAYGVNYERAKYILTNMRDQIYVAEQEGKMVGFITLRGYGMGEFGAYIRMLAVKEAYKRQGIGKALMNYACKVLKPYGRNVFCVCNVKNQAACAFVESYGFLRVGIMEDLYQKGYDEALYRKTIP
- a CDS encoding C-GCAxxG-C-C family protein; translated protein: MDKPEKAATIFQEGYNCAQAVIGAFALDCGIDEVTAKKMAAAFGGGIARTGETCGAVTGAMMAIGLRYGQTCGSDSERKEKTYEQVHEFLQRFQARNGLLRCKELLGCDVSTPEGRQQAKDGDYHNTRCPKFVRDSAEILESLLEEGRLRDSQN
- a CDS encoding aconitate hydratase, translating into MGKNLVQKILTAHLIEGELIPGKEIAIRIDQTLTQDATGTMAYLQFEAMGVPRVKTELSVSYVDHNTLQSGFENADDHRFLQTVAAKHGIRFSRPGNGICHQVHLERFGVPGKTLLGSDSHTPTGGGIGMIAIGAGGLDVAVAMGGGPFYLTCPKVVGINLVGKLSPWVSAKDVILEVLRLLSVKGGVGKIVEYCGPGVASLSVPERATITNMGAELGATTSVFPSDEVTKAFLKAQGREDAWVKLGPDADAVYEETLTIDLSALEPAVACPHMPDIVKTVREVGPIKVDQVLIGSCTNSSYTDLMRVAGILKGKTVHPTVSLGIAPGSRQVFEMLARNGALGDLIAAGARILESACGPCIGMGQSPNSGAVSVRTFNRNFEGRSGTKDASIYLSSPEVAAAAALTGVLTDPRELGDAIDVVMPEQFLIDDRMVLEPAADPAAVEVLRGPNIKPLPINQPLPECLQAGVILKVGDNITTDHIMPAGAKILPLRSNIPAISQHVFAGVDATFAERAKAAGQGFIVGGQNYGQGSSREHAALAPMYLGIKAVITQSFARIHRANLINFGILPLTFADEADIAKVSQGDCLEIADLSAKLGVSETLEVRNATTGETFLVRPDLTPRQVAIIKAGGLLNYTREQA
- a CDS encoding GNAT family N-acetyltransferase, which gives rise to MAVYEVIDKLTGKQIEEAYHLCKQEWWGKERKLDEFQKAVHHSSVVLAFREVETEKIIAFARVITDFTYKAMLIDIVVAEHYRKNGLGREMMERIVHHPELESVSIFELFCAPELTPFYEKWGFVERLGKVTCMRRRLEQKI
- a CDS encoding DUF503 domain-containing protein translates to MSVGYSEVSLHIHGVDSLKGKRRVLKSIIERLRGKFNISVAEVDQHDLWQASVIGLAIVSNDRTHIRQVLDAAVRQIEGSGEVDVVAVDTEIM